One Gammaproteobacteria bacterium DNA segment encodes these proteins:
- a CDS encoding acyltransferase, whose protein sequence is MSSPRLYAPTHTPDARPQGYIPGLDGLRALACLAVFAEHFQQKTGLGGTLGPFDVERWLLSGWGVALLFSLSGFLLSLPLWRNLHTGSPPPRLAGFWARRLVRLAPAYFVCLTILIVHNSHWDEPRGVADTVLHFLFLFNFAEFSFYSINPPFWALGIIFQFYILFPLLFAVARLGGRRGAPWIVGALAIGGYLLHLALMATIVPALQPWPFPEHILRPEGYVLSRSLLAHLPHFLLGALAGHYWITSHSPTADTTSPHGRRFDISFLVMAGLVTVMLGTAAGDLASLPHGRYALPLVPIGLALLVLWTPRAPMARLILESLPIRTLGLISYGIYIYHYPALNLTGRVMERYGVPPAENMALYAAIALGLTIVVSAGSYLLVEKPILKATRRLSASQGP, encoded by the coding sequence GTGTCGTCGCCCCGATTATACGCCCCCACCCATACGCCTGACGCCCGGCCCCAGGGCTATATCCCGGGTCTCGATGGCCTGCGTGCCCTGGCGTGCCTCGCCGTCTTCGCGGAGCACTTCCAGCAGAAGACGGGGCTCGGCGGCACCCTCGGGCCCTTCGATGTGGAACGGTGGTTGCTAAGTGGTTGGGGCGTCGCTCTACTGTTTTCCTTGAGTGGATTTCTGCTCAGCCTTCCTCTGTGGCGCAATCTTCACACCGGCAGCCCGCCGCCTCGGCTTGCCGGTTTCTGGGCCCGCCGACTCGTACGCCTGGCACCCGCCTATTTCGTCTGTCTGACGATTCTAATCGTCCACAACAGCCATTGGGACGAACCACGCGGCGTGGCGGATACGGTGTTGCACTTCCTCTTCCTGTTCAATTTCGCCGAGTTCTCCTTCTACTCCATAAACCCACCCTTTTGGGCCTTGGGCATCATCTTCCAGTTCTACATTCTCTTTCCACTGCTGTTCGCCGTCGCACGCCTGGGCGGTAGGCGGGGTGCCCCCTGGATAGTGGGCGCGCTGGCCATAGGTGGCTACCTCCTTCACCTGGCCCTGATGGCGACGATAGTGCCCGCGCTCCAGCCCTGGCCGTTCCCGGAGCACATCCTGCGCCCGGAAGGCTACGTACTCAGCCGCTCACTGCTCGCCCATCTGCCCCACTTCCTGTTAGGGGCATTGGCCGGCCATTATTGGATAACATCGCACTCGCCGACGGCCGATACGACATCGCCCCATGGCCGACGGTTCGATATCTCCTTTTTGGTGATGGCCGGACTGGTAACCGTGATGCTTGGCACCGCCGCAGGCGACCTGGCGTCCCTGCCCCACGGCCGCTATGCACTGCCGCTGGTCCCCATCGGACTCGCGTTACTGGTGCTGTGGACGCCACGTGCCCCTATGGCGCGCCTGATCCTGGAAAGCCTGCCTATCCGCACCCTGGGGCTGATCTCCTATGGCATTTATATTTATCATTATCCGGCCCTCAATCTGACCGGCAGGGTGATGGAGCGCTACGGCGTTCCGCCAGCTGAAAACATGGCGCTCTACGCCGCCATCGCCTTGGGGCTGACCATCGTGGTCTCCGCCGGCTCATACCTACTGGTGGAAAAACCGATTCTCAAGGCCACCAGACGCCTGTCGGCAAGCCAAGGCCCTTAA
- a CDS encoding VanZ family protein gives MKPPEPADRPRTGRSLFLIAALGYLVFVIYGSLVPLEYRPVSWEEAVERFRHIPFLNLGIGSRADWVANLLLFIPLAYLALAALWPRQSTAARIIISALLWPVLVGLAFAIEFTQIFFPQRTVSQNDILAESLGGLVGIGLWWWNGAAVSRWLAAWRTARGPASVAERLLVAYLVVLFGYSLLPLDLTISPVEVYHKWQEGKVVLVPFSGYPGGTAEWLYEVATDIALWIPVSLLWAVSGRRSRLGAWRWAVLAALILEGLQLLVYSRVTDISDILTAMVGAGIGVWLVPAKGRPQTRARNHEGRGGLVWLGMAVFSLGTLVMLAVFWYPYDFVLERSFLRERIQLLYQVPFRAYYYGTEFRAVTSLIQRLAFFAPLGAGLALMVTPLRDRALRWTFHLVAVAVLAGVAMVAELGQVALPGKNADSTDWALELIGGMAGYAVTLWAVARSRGGARGS, from the coding sequence ATGAAACCACCAGAACCGGCAGACCGCCCCCGGACCGGCCGGAGCCTCTTCCTCATCGCCGCCCTCGGCTACCTGGTGTTCGTGATCTACGGCAGCCTGGTGCCCCTCGAATACCGGCCCGTGTCGTGGGAGGAGGCCGTCGAGCGCTTCCGCCATATCCCCTTCCTCAACCTCGGCATCGGCTCCCGGGCCGACTGGGTGGCGAACCTGCTGCTGTTCATCCCCCTGGCTTACCTGGCGCTGGCCGCCCTATGGCCTCGCCAGAGCACGGCCGCGCGGATCATCATCTCGGCCCTGTTGTGGCCGGTGCTGGTGGGCTTGGCCTTCGCCATCGAGTTCACCCAGATATTCTTTCCCCAGCGCACCGTGTCCCAGAACGACATCCTGGCCGAGAGCCTGGGCGGTCTGGTGGGCATCGGCCTGTGGTGGTGGAACGGTGCCGCGGTGTCGCGCTGGCTGGCGGCCTGGCGTACCGCCCGGGGCCCTGCCAGTGTAGCCGAGCGCCTGCTGGTGGCCTATCTCGTCGTGCTGTTCGGCTACAGCCTGCTGCCGCTGGATCTCACCATCAGCCCCGTCGAGGTGTATCACAAGTGGCAGGAGGGCAAGGTAGTCCTCGTGCCCTTCTCCGGATACCCCGGGGGCACGGCGGAATGGTTGTACGAAGTGGCCACCGATATTGCCCTGTGGATCCCGGTGTCGTTGCTGTGGGCGGTCTCAGGGCGCCGCAGCCGCCTTGGCGCCTGGCGCTGGGCGGTGCTGGCCGCCTTGATCCTGGAAGGCCTGCAGCTGCTGGTCTATAGCCGGGTGACAGACATCAGCGACATCCTTACCGCCATGGTGGGGGCAGGCATCGGCGTATGGTTGGTGCCGGCCAAGGGACGTCCGCAGACACGGGCACGGAACCACGAGGGGCGCGGGGGCCTGGTGTGGCTGGGCATGGCGGTGTTCTCCCTGGGCACCCTGGTTATGCTGGCGGTGTTCTGGTACCCCTACGACTTCGTCCTCGAACGCAGTTTCCTGCGCGAACGCATCCAGCTGCTCTACCAGGTGCCCTTCCGGGCCTACTACTATGGAACGGAGTTCCGTGCCGTGACCTCCCTCATCCAGCGCCTCGCCTTCTTCGCGCCCCTGGGGGCCGGGCTGGCTCTGATGGTCACACCCCTGCGTGACCGCGCCCTCCGGTGGACCTTCCATCTGGTGGCCGTCGCCGTCCTGGCGGGTGTGGCCATGGTGGCCGAACTGGGACAGGTAGCTCTGCCCGGCAAGAACGCGGATTCCACCGACTGGGCCCTGGAGTTGATCGGCGGAATGGCGGGCTATGCTGTGACCCTGTGGGCCGTGGCACGGTCGCGCGGCGGGGCGCGAGGCTCATGA
- a CDS encoding asparagine synthase-related protein, which produces MISDGMVELSCRIPTRLKLKDNRLRWFYRHAMEGYLPEQVLRKSKHGFGLPFGVWMADYTPLRDLATHSLERQKGAGIFRPEFLDRALEQHRTRHAAYYGELM; this is translated from the coding sequence ATGATCTCCGACGGGATGGTGGAACTGTCCTGTCGCATCCCCACCCGCCTCAAGCTCAAGGACAACCGGCTGCGGTGGTTCTACCGCCATGCCATGGAGGGCTACCTGCCGGAGCAGGTGTTGCGCAAGTCCAAGCACGGTTTTGGCCTGCCCTTCGGGGTATGGATGGCCGACTACACCCCCCTGCGAGACCTCGCCACCCATTCCCTGGAGCGCCAGAAGGGCGCAGGCATCTTCCGCCCCGAGTTCCTGGACCGGGCCCTGGAACAACACCGCACCCGCCACGCCGCCTACTACGGCGAGCTGATGTGA